One Fuerstiella marisgermanici DNA window includes the following coding sequences:
- a CDS encoding ISAs1 family transposase, whose translation MPLSTSFVDHFSDVTDPRRGEPVYPLQNILFIAVCAVISGADDFVAIAKFGRTKRDWFAKYLDLSAGIPSHDRFNAILALIRPAEFEKCLLNWITSLQKISDGQIIAIDGKTLRRSYDKASGKSAIHMVSAWATANHISLGQVVVDAKSNEITAIPKLLELIEVSGALVTIDAMGCQTEIASKIVDAEADYCLAAKGNQPTLHAGLVAFFADHLEDDFARCPVRRFETKENTGGREDLRQYLICRAPEDLPDAHRWKNLKAIGIAINNTLRDGKMCIGIRYYILSRYVSGRRFAEAVRSHWGVENNLHWQLDVTFQEDQSRIRKGHADMNFSILRRTALSLLKNESTAKVGIKNKRLNAAWDETYLAKVLFGK comes from the coding sequence ATGCCTTTGTCCACCAGTTTTGTCGATCATTTCTCTGATGTTACGGATCCAAGGCGCGGTGAGCCGGTCTATCCGCTTCAAAATATTCTGTTCATTGCAGTCTGTGCTGTGATCAGTGGCGCGGATGATTTTGTCGCGATTGCGAAGTTTGGCAGAACGAAACGAGATTGGTTTGCGAAGTATCTCGATCTGTCCGCAGGGATTCCGTCGCACGATCGTTTCAACGCCATCCTCGCTCTGATTCGTCCTGCAGAATTTGAAAAGTGCTTACTGAATTGGATCACTTCTCTGCAGAAAATCAGTGACGGACAAATCATCGCGATCGATGGTAAGACACTCCGTCGCAGCTATGACAAAGCCAGTGGCAAGTCGGCCATCCACATGGTCAGTGCATGGGCCACAGCCAATCATATCAGTCTCGGGCAAGTCGTCGTCGATGCGAAGAGTAATGAGATTACGGCGATTCCCAAACTGCTGGAATTGATCGAGGTTTCCGGTGCTTTAGTGACGATTGACGCCATGGGTTGCCAAACGGAAATCGCGTCGAAGATTGTCGACGCAGAGGCGGACTATTGTCTTGCCGCGAAAGGCAATCAGCCCACGCTACACGCAGGTCTTGTCGCGTTCTTCGCCGACCATTTGGAAGATGACTTTGCACGCTGTCCGGTGCGACGATTTGAAACGAAAGAAAACACCGGCGGCCGCGAAGATTTGCGACAGTATCTGATCTGTCGTGCGCCGGAGGATCTTCCGGACGCACATCGCTGGAAGAACCTGAAGGCGATCGGGATCGCGATCAACAACACTCTCCGCGACGGCAAAATGTGCATCGGCATCCGCTATTACATTTTAAGCCGTTATGTCTCCGGCCGTCGTTTCGCCGAAGCTGTGCGGAGCCATTGGGGTGTCGAGAACAATTTGCATTGGCAACTGGACGTCACTTTCCAGGAAGATCAATCGAGGATCCGCAAAGGCCACGCAGATATGAACTTCAGCATCCTTCGCCGCACGGCGTTGAGTCTTCTGAAAAACGAATCCACAGCCAAGGTGGGGATCAAAAACAAAAGACTCAATGCTGCCTGGGATGAGACATACCTCGCGAAAGTCCTGTTCGGCAAATGA